A region of the Candidatus Thermoplasmatota archaeon genome:
ACCTTTAACGGTTTGTGCATTGAATGTTATGTAAAAATTAACAAATTTTTTGATATACCCAGCAGCATCGTTGTCAGCATCTGCAAAAATTGTAGCTCTTACAAAATAGACAAGGAATGGATGCAGGGCGGCCTGGAAAGCTTGATTAAGAAATTCTTGGAGAGGAGCACAAAGCATGATGAGATAAAAAATTTTAGAGTGAACATAGAAAAAAACAAAGTTACATGCAGTGGAAATTTCCACGGTTTTTTTATACGTGAAGATGGCCAGATAAACATAAAGATAAAAAATAGCATATGTGAGGTATGTTCAAGAATGAAAGGAGGGTACTTCGAAGCGATTTTGCAAGTGAGAAAAGAGAACATGGAAATGACGGAAAGTGAAATAAAATTGAGCGATGAAATAGTTTATGGAAAAGCATCAGCATACGGAGGTGCTTATATATCAAAGAGGGAAAGAAAGCATGGGGGGGTGGATTACTACATGGGTGACAAAAAGATAGCTGCTTCCGCCGCCAGAATTCTGAATGATGCATTTCGTGGAGAAACCAATATTTCATCCTCGCTTATAGGAGTGAAAGATGGCAGGGAGGTTTACAGAAA
Encoded here:
- a CDS encoding NMD3-related protein, whose amino-acid sequence is MFCVECGKETDETFNGLCIECYVKINKFFDIPSSIVVSICKNCSSYKIDKEWMQGGLESLIKKFLERSTKHDEIKNFRVNIEKNKVTCSGNFHGFFIREDGQINIKIKNSICEVCSRMKGGYFEAILQVRKENMEMTESEIKLSDEIVYGKASAYGGAYISKRERKHGGVDYYMGDKKIAASAARILNDAFRGETNISSSLIGVKDGREVYRNTYIVRIPEYSKNGYVEINDRVYRVFDMGKRIGLRDMASGEKKYFYRNEMSKAKVMDVDELEAIVLSKKENEIQILDPENYRTVVISKPKEIETGEKVKIIKWKGRIYLVGD